The following are encoded in a window of Fusarium oxysporum f. sp. lycopersici 4287 chromosome 5, whole genome shotgun sequence genomic DNA:
- a CDS encoding condensin complex subunit 2 — MPRVAQVPRTGSARNNTGSSTASPFITQSPVKIPLNDDVSEKGQRMSSRRALHERQFNEIKKAATPRKVGLRLDDMENGDPQTPRGGRASYMEDDEGFVVGGSAVTPMKRVPLLANFEEWMKMATDNKINATNSWNFALIDYFHDMSLLKEGDGVNFQKASCTLDGCVKIYTNRVDSVATETGKLLSGLADSNNAKKKDKDGEDADESDEEELDEDGNVKKKPKKKTQRSSEATLAPSFNSLQLKKFELEFAVDPLFKKASADFDEGGAKGLLLNHLMIDSQGRIVFDSSDDTGDAATLGKTKSDDEEGDGEDEEAENDPEEELEDEEEADDVEIDVGVLGAKFIPDLHRLDELDVCPSLKTFDLGDPSGSMDIPFLKAPEDWRQDQDKEKTPGALGDFSGLVIDGDEAAGFDDDDLALGAFDAADNVAFGEGGEAWAREAALEPQMRVYDAGLGEEGGDGDEIDGNGEYVVSMTSAQKADKMHEDILGFFDQALQKNWASAEHWRIRKIKDVNKPATETKKRKEKEPFEIDFAAPLDSHTSDIIHTQATNNSAISMPKKDWKSKSRNLLPDDKHFNSKSLLSLFLKPKARMSKRRTGFSSRGGGGFGNTGADNQPDGEMDEAFWANQKAPQHTDETALPEGDYDANFFQDDVMPFPGGGDLDDDDDLEFADAREHFSPGLDGQAGLTDGGGLTALLNGETVTNTGAFGTTLVTQTRRVRPEYVQYARVAKKVDVRRLKEELWKGMDVDILQKQPEPQAVDVSEPKQEETLKFTEIMNNLQTVYPKPVMDDISTSFCFICLLHLANEKGLVIDNTPGLSELEIRRDWSAEIVEGE; from the exons ATGCCTCGAGTTGCTCAAGTTCCCCGGACGGGGAGTGCCAGGAACAACACAGGCTCCAGTACGGCCTCACCATTCATAACGCAGTCACCCGTCAA AATCCCCCTCAACGATGATGTGTCAGAAAAGGGGCAGCGCATGAGCTCCAGGAGAGCTCTCCACGAAAGACAATTTAACGAGATTAAGAAGGCCGCAACTCCTCGCAAGGTTGGCCTTCGCCTTGACGACATGGAGAACGGTGACCCCCAAACTCCCCGCGGCGGCCGCGCCAGCTAtatggaagatgatgagggcTTTGTAGTCGGAGGTTCTGCGGTCACGCCTATGAAGCGTGTGCCGCTTCTCGCCAATTTCGAAgaatggatgaagatggcgacCGACAACAAAATCAATGCGACAAATTCATGGAACTTCGCTCTCATAGACTACTTTCACGATATGTCACTCCTCAAGGAAGGCGATGGTGTGAACTTCCAAAAGGCCAGTTGTACCTTGGACGGATGCGTCAAGATCTACACCAACCGTGTGGACAGCGTCGCAACGGAAACAGGGAAGCTATTGAGTGGCCTTGCCGATAgcaacaacgccaagaagaaagacaaagatggcgaggatgccGACGAGAGCGACGAAGAAGAACtcgatgaggatggcaaCGTCAaaaagaagcccaagaagaag ACACAACGATCATCTGAAGCAACGCTTGCCCCCTCGTTCAACTCGCTGCAGCTCAAAAAGTTCGAGCTGGAATTCGCAGTCGATCCCTTGTTCAAAAAAGCATCTGCCGATTTTGATGAGGGTGGCGCCAAGGGTCTTCTTCTAAACCATCTCATGATCGATTCACAAGGACGTATCGTCTTTGACAGTAGCGACGATACTGGTGATGCCGCCACCCTTGGAAAGACGAAGTCCGACGACGAAGAGGGCGACggagaagacgaggaagccGAGAACGACCcggaggaggagctggaagatgaggaggaagccGACGATGTCGAAATCGATGTTGGAGTCCTTGGTGCCAAGTTCATCCCCGACTTGCACCGActcgatgagcttgatgttTGTCCTTCTTTAAAGACGTTTGATCTTGGCGATCCTTCGGGATCCATGGATATTCCATTTCTGAAGGCACCCGAAGATTGGAGGCAGGACCAGGACAAGGAAAAGACCCCGGGAGCGCTTGGCGACTTTTCCGGTCTCGTAATCGATGGTGACGAAGCAGCAGgcttcgatgatgatgaccttgCCCTGGGAGCCTTCGATGCCGCCGATAATGTCGCTTTCGGTGAGGGCGGCGAGGCCTGGGCTAGAGAAGCCGCCCTAGAGCCACAGATGCGAGTGTACGACGCGGGTCTCGGTGAAGAGGGTGGTGACGGGGATGAGATCGACGGCAACGGTGAATACGTTGTTTCGATGACGAGCGCGCAGAAGGCGGACAAGATGCACGAGGACATCCTTGGATTTTTCGACCAGGCGTTGCAGAAGAATTGGGCGAGCGCGGAGCACTGGAGGATCAGGAAGATCAAGGATGTGAATAAGCCGGCAACAGAGACAAAGAAGCGCAAAGAGAAAGAGCCCTTTGAGATCGATTTTGCCGCACCTTTGGATTCACACACTTCGGATATCATTCATACACAGGCCACCAACAATTCGGCCATCAGCATGCCCAAGAAGGATTGGAAGTCTAAGTCACGCAATCTTCTCCCCGACGACAAGCACTTTAACTCCAAGTCTCTGCTAAGCCTATTCCTCAAGCCAAAGGCACGGATGAGCAAACGACGCACAGGCTTCAGCTCTCGCGGTGGAGGTGGCTTTGGTAATACCGGTGCAGATAATCAACCTGATGGTGAAATGGACGAAGCATTCTGGGCCAACCAAAAGGCCCCGCAACATACAGACGAGACAGCGTTGCCTGAAGGCGATTATGATGCCAACTTCTTTCAGGACGATGTTATGCCATTCCCCGGCGGCGGTGACTtggacgacgacgacgatctAGAGTTTGCGGACGCAAGAGAGCACTTCTCACCAGGGCTTGACGGGCAGGCTGGACTCACTGATGGCGGAGGGCTCACGGCTCTACTTAATGGAGAGACGGTAACTAATACTGGAGCATTCGGAACGACACTGGTTACTCAAACGAGGCGTGTACGACCCGAGTATGTGCAATATGCTAGGGTAGCCAAGAAGGTGGATGTGCGAAGGTTGAAGGAAGAGTTGTGGAAGGGTATGGATGTTGACATTCTTCAA AAACAGCCTGAGCCCCAAGCAGTGGATGTCAGCGAACCTAAGCAAGAAGAGACGCTTAAGTTCACAGAGATCATGAACAATCTGCAGACCGTATATCCCAAGCCGGTGATGGATGATATTTCAACCTCATTCTGCTTTATCTGCCTCTTGCACTTGGCCAATGAGAAGGGTCTTGTGATTGACAACACACCTGGTCTGTCGGAACTTGAGATCCGCAGGGATTGGTCAGCGGAGATTGTCGAGGGTGAATAG
- a CDS encoding phosphomannomutase: protein MALASPPSYTPLQERPLKDTICLFDVDGTLTPARLDASPEVLDILQKLRSKCAIGYVGGSDFAKQQEQLGKPAGQPVTALFDFCFSENGLTAFKLGEPLESNSFIKFIGEEQYKELANFVLHYVADLDIPVKRGTFIEFRNGMINISPVGRNASTQERNDFEAFDKDAKVREKFVAVLKERFGHLGLTFSIGGQISFDVFPTGWDKTYCLQHLENEAKKPDGIAYKTIHFFGDKTFEGGNDYEIYTDSRTTGHSVTGPEDTMRILKELFDL, encoded by the exons ATGGCTCTCGCATCCCCCCCGTCGTACACTCCTCTCCAGGAGCGTCCTCTCAAGGACACCATCTGCCTCTTCGACGTTGACGGCACACTCACACCCGCGCGCCTG GACGCCTCGCCCGAGGTCCTCGATATCCTTCAGAAACTTCGCTCAAAGTGCGCTATCGGATATGTTGGTGGCTCGGACTTCGCCAAGCAACAGGAGCAGCTGGGCAAGCCCGCCGGACAGCCCGTCACCGCCCTCTTTGACTTCTGCTTCTCCGAGAACGGCTTGACTGCCTTCAAGCTCGGCGAGCCCCTCGAGTCGAACTCGTTCATCAAGTTCATTGGCGAGGAGCAGTACAAGGAGCTTGCCAACTTCGTCCTCCACTATGTTGCTGATCTCGACATCCCCGTCAAGCGCGGCACGTTCATTGAATTCCGCAATGGGATGATAAACATTAGCCCCGTCGGTCGTAACGCCAGCACTCAGGAGCGGAACGACTTTGAGGCGTTCGACAAGGACGCGAAGGTCCGGGAGAAGTTTGTCGCTGTTCTCAAGGAGCGATTCGGCCATCTCGGCCTCAC CTTCTCCATTGGTGGCCAGATCTCCTTCGATGTGTTCCCCACCGGGTGGGATAAGACTTACTGCCTCCAGCACCTTGAGaacgaggccaagaagcctgaCGGTATCGCCTACAAGACCATTCACTTCTTTGGCGACAAGACATTCGAGGGCGGCAACGACTACGAGATTTACACCGACTCTAGGACAACTGGCCACTCCGTCACCGGACCTGAGGACACCATGCGTATCCTCAAGGAACTCTTCGATCTCTAA